Part of the Cereibacter sphaeroides 2.4.1 genome, AGGGCGGTCAGAAGCGACGCCTCGGCCACCAGCGCCTCGATCTGCGGCGGGTAATCGTGCTTCGACAGCACCTCCTCGAGGACCCCGTCCAGCCGCACGACGCGGCCGCGGATGTCCGAGCGGTCAAGCTGGAAGGGCAGGACGGTATCGTCCCAGGCGATCTGTGAACCGATGGTCATGGGGTTTCCTTGAGGCATGAGCCTTGGCATACCGCCCCAATATAGGCGCGACAACCGGGGGACCAAGGGCAGATGATCAGGCGATACGGCGACCCCGTGCGGGCGGATCGGCACTATCGGCGCAGGCCGGGGGTCTATGCGGTGCTCCTGAGCGGCGACGACATCCTCACAACCTTTCAGGAGACGCCGCTGCCCGAGTTCCAGCTTCCGGGTGGCGGGATCGATCCGGGCGAGCATCCGATGGCGGCCCTGCACCGCGAGGTGCGGGAGGAAACCGGCTGGCGCATCGGCGGCCTCCGTCGGATCGGCGCCTTCCGCCGCTTTACCTACATGCCGGAATACGATCTCTGGGCCGAGAAGCTCTGCACGGTCTATCTCGCGCGTCCGATCCGCCGCCTTGGCCCGCCCACCGAACCGGGCCATCACGCCGTCTGGCTGCCGGTCGAGGAGGCGCTTGTGCGGCTCGGCAATGCGGGCGACCGGGCGCTTCTGGCGGCAGCCCTGCGCTGACGGCCTCGGGTCTCGGGCGCGCGCTCCTCACGGCCGGTAGTCGAAGAGCACGCCCGAGACATCGTCCCGGAAGTCTCCGCCGCCCATCCGCTCGTGGAGCGCCCAGACGAGAGCCTCCATCAGTTCCTCGGATCCGAGGCCCGCATGTTCGGCAAGCAGGCGCACCAGCCCTGCCTCTCCCAGCTCGTGCCCCGAGAGATCCGGGCATTCCGTCACCCCGTCCGACAGCAGAAAGAGCCGGTCGCCCGGCAGAAGCCGCGTCTCCGACCGCTCGAAGGTGGCGTCGGGGAGGAGACCCACGGGCAGTCCGCCCTGCCCCAGAAGCTCCACCCGCCCGCCGGCGCGCAGCACCACCGGATGCGGATGGCCCGCCTGCACCAGCGCCAGCGCCCCCGACCGCAGGTCGATCTCGGCATAGGCCATGGTGAAATACTGCTCCACCCCCAGATCCGCGATCATCATGCGGTTGAGGCGCGCG contains:
- a CDS encoding NUDIX hydrolase — its product is MIRRYGDPVRADRHYRRRPGVYAVLLSGDDILTTFQETPLPEFQLPGGGIDPGEHPMAALHREVREETGWRIGGLRRIGAFRRFTYMPEYDLWAEKLCTVYLARPIRRLGPPTEPGHHAVWLPVEEALVRLGNAGDRALLAAALR